A genomic segment from Rhizoctonia solani chromosome 11, complete sequence encodes:
- a CDS encoding hemolysin-III channel protein, with amino-acid sequence MDTSRRAPQARRLSVPALHNFRFNQRARPNTLRRRRQPISRAALKSLAPLNLDIPESSVTGPPLHADPTPPPSLYLAVLSHLADLEARLSTSSSALQLLHQLRDEVAAYFPSLNEETPNDDTQEYDFEYDFGIRNALDFDFGSALDLDIDFDWRSRYAHLSAELSTLSLDEAKNKLYTLSTQSYDDAKSKFDSFKDRFVGEVRRWADGALPNIPTLPNIPDMHMPNISVLPMAIPDLHARLDELRAALPADLSSATDKLVSFVESLIEDDADGDVNWVDTRWKGLNIHPRGHEIEEDIALEGKGKERGDKVDLHALALEKSQGGKRLIRYRDLPEQWRNNEFVWEGYRFIPGARWTTLVFSMFQLHNETVNIQTHFVPLLAILSVIPVPWTSLFTQHSILSGFPTISQFDISSFGFTPFPTSPADPLPKFLFLLAAGACLTCSTIWHTLAGCSDFWLLEAGARIDYVGIGWLISASVSGVMYYGYDKHLSQPWNDGLTREK; translated from the exons ATGGATACCTCCAGACGCGCTCCTCAAGCTCGTCGATTATCTGTGCCTGCCCTTCATAATTTTCGATTCAACCAAAGGGCGAGGCCCAACACACTCAGGAGGAGGAGGCAGCCAATATCTCGTGCAGCTCTCAAGTCCCTTGCTCCTCTAAATCTTGATATCCCAGAGTCCTCAGTTACCGGCCCACCGCTCCATGCGGATCCAACACCACCTCCTTCCTTGTACTTGGCGGTCCTCTCTCATCTCGCTGACCTCGAAGCTCGGCTCAGCACTTCGTCTTCCGCTCTTCAACTATTACACCAACTCCGCGACGAAGTAGCTGCTTACTTCCCAAGCCTAAATGAGGAAACCCCTAACGATGACACTCAAGAATACGACTTTGAGTACGATTTCGGTATTCGAAATGCACTTGATTTCGACTTTGGCTCGGCGTTGGACTTGGATATCGATTTCGACTGGCGTTCCCGTTACGCGCACCTGAGTGCCGAACTCTCCACTCTTTCGCTCGATGAGGCCAAAAATAAATTATACACACTTTCAACCCAGAGCTACGACGATGCCAAGTCCAAATTCGACTCATTCAAAGACCGATTTGTTGGAGAGGTTCGACGCTGGGCAGATGGTGCTCTCCCGAACATTCCGACGCTTCCGAATATCCCTGACATGCATATGCCGAATATCTCCGTACTTCCCATGGCTATACCCGATTTGCATGCTCGTTTGGACGAATTAAGGGCGGCTCTTCCAGCCGATTTGTCCTCTGCGACGGATAAACTCGTTTCGTTCGTTGAGAGCCTGATCGAGGACGATGCAGATGGAGATGTCAACTGGGTAGATACCAGGTGGAAGGGCTTGAACATTCACCCCCGTGGCCATGAGATTGAGGAAGACATCGCTTTAGAAGGGAAGGGGAAGGAGCGAGGGGACAAAGTGGACCTACATGCGCTGGCGCTCGAGAAGTCTCAAGGAGGCAAGAGGCTAATTCGGTACCGCGATTTGCCCGAGCAGTGGAGGAACAATGAATTCGTATGGGAAGGCTACCG CTTTATCCCAGGCGCAAGGTGGACCACATTGGTGTTTAGTATGTTTCAGCTACACAACGAAACAG TTAATATTCAGACACACTTCGTACCTTTGCTGGCTATTCTTTCCGTCATACCCGTCCCGTGGACATCACTGTTTACCCAGCACTCAATCTTGTCAGGATTTCCCACCATTTCCCAGTTCGATATATCCTCCTTTGGTTTTACACCATTTCCGACTTCGCCAGCCGATCCTCTTCCTAAATTCCTTTTCTTGTTAGCGGCTGGTGCTTGCCTTACATGCTCGACTATCTGGCACACTCTTGCTGGTTGCTCCGACTTTTGGCTCCTCGAGGCTGGCGCACGAATTGACTACGTTGGAATTGGATGGCTTATTAGTGCCAGTGTGAGTGGAGTCATGTACTACGGGTACGATAAGCATTTGTCACAGCCATGGAATGATGGACTGACACGAGAAAAATAG
- a CDS encoding The BTB (BR-C, ttk and bab)/POZ (Pox virus and Zinc finger) domain, which translates to MSPATVLSNLRSDAVLYQLNGLVQACQEFVSSQTLQQRRTYMAFVSAPLMPSHAQKETVILQAKHDCYAATISSDALSGTLFDFLGRSKSGSAMTFDEIRILAVVEEVLRSKLGSEYPYKWQLVTRAGLDRPPTSQTRGRRPRSTLPASQPRGFPNLTGLDLVVDADKWVDDNFLNYPPKDIPGALFVSATLEAVTQSETSNKPKRKVEGKEHQKSGSCAKNSTCVSSPKVQSCDSEDEPRYTSTSEGPVTSKKAKGFTMHSFVASDRPKAAPKALEVSHRDLTK; encoded by the exons ATGTCGCCCGCTACTGTTTTAAGTAACCTGCGAAGCGATGCAGTGTTATATCAGCTGAACGGACTTGTTCAAGCGTGTCAGGAATTCGTCTCGAGTCAGACTCTCCAACAACGAAGAACGTATATGGCGTTTGTGAGCGCGCCTTTGATGCCATCGCATGCACAGAAAG AAACCGTTATTCTCCAAGCCAAGCATGATTGCTATGCTGCGACCATCTCTTCGGATGCACTCTCAGGCACACTATTTGACTTTCTTGGCCGATCGAAGAGTGGTTCAGCAATGACTTTTGATGAGATTAGGATCCTGGCTGTGGTTGAAGAAGTATTAAGATCCAAGTTGGGATCCGAGTATCCATACAAATGGCAGTTG GTcacgagagctggtttggaCCGCCCACCCACAAGccagactcgcggtcggcgcccccggtccaccctccctgcttcgcagccgcgggggttTCCCAACCTCACCGGTCTGGATCTTGTGGTCGACGCGGACAAGTGGGTAGATGACAATTTCTTGAATTACCCGCCAAAAGATATCCCAGGCGCGTTATTTGTATCAGCTACCTTA GAAGCTGTTACTCAGAGTGAGACTTCGAATAAGCCCAAAAGAAAAGTGGAAGGGAAAGAGCATCAGAAA TCTGGCTCCTGTGCTAAGAACTCAACTTGTGTATCTTCTCCTAAagttcaatcatgtgatagCGAGGATGAGCCTAGGTATACGTCCACGTCCGAGGGACCGGTTACTTCAAAGAAGGCAAAGGGCTTTACAATG CACTCATTTGTAGCCTCGGACAGACCAAAGGCCGCCCCAAAGGCACTCGAAGTGTCACACAG AGACCTAACTAAATGA